In Nematostella vectensis chromosome 3, jaNemVect1.1, whole genome shotgun sequence, the genomic window TAACTACTGTGCATTGAAGTGCGCTTAAATAAGAGTACAAAGTTAACACGCGCAAAAATACCCACTACCTAACTTTTTGAAATCATGCTACTTACGTTCCCCGCTCGAAGTTGTTTCCCGAATTATCAAGCAACTGCTGGCCAGAATCACCGTCCTCCCCATATATGGTAATGAGTACGTTAGCATCAGTCCCCGCTCCATATACATCGCCAGTGAGGATATCGACCTTGTACGAGAAGCCTGGGAAACAGGAAGCATGGATTTATCATAGTCTCTTTTTTTACGTGGGCGCCACCACGACCAACAAtacattttgaaaataatgttAAACATGGAAGCCATTTTAATTAAGATGCCATCTGGGTTTCgtttgaaaataaatattaaacCCGCGCTGATCAGTTTGGATACAATTCTTGCAACACATATATCTTTTTCATCGTGCCCACCAAACAATAACCGTCTTTTGTATCAGATCATCACTCGGTGCAAGGGGCAGCTGAAACAAAATGACCCAGGTATCgtctttttatgtcatatgGATGTGACTGACTGTGTATCGTACCATCTGCTACAGACTCGTCGCCAGCAATCACACGACACTCAGACATAGCTGCAAAACTGAAAATAAAGACAAGTTTTAGTATCATACtactttctaaaaaaatatctattttGAAACCCTTTCAACAAGTTTAAAAGCATGTGGTCTATTTTCACAGTACATCACACATAACCAGTTTTCCTCGATGTGGACACTCTCTAGATCTTCgccaaaaaaaatccataaaacTATGTGATAGCAATATTTTGTTGTGGAGTTGGTTTATCATATCAGATCGATCTTTGCATATCAATATATAAAGAACAGGACATGATAAATGTTAAGGCTACTTTTTAATGTAGCTTAAAAAGCTAACATCGACGTcacaaaaaaagcaaatgttttgtttttctttaatgcTTCCATCACCACTTAACAGCTGATGAGTGCTTATAAAacatgaaacaaaaaaaaaacaaggtacTTGACATACCACGAATTATCACAAATCCTAAATGACTTAGATGTGATACAGacgcgaaaaaaaattaataggtTACACTAAACATCAGAAATTGAAGCAGAACAAAAGACAGTAACATTTAGATTGATTTTCATGCATTCGACATTATACCAACCAACACATGATAAACAAAAAGTctgaacataaaaaaataaacgctTGCCGGCGGGCATATGTTGCTAAAACCGCGCAGGCGGAGACAAAAAAATAGTACCAGGATGGTATACAAGGAATAATATACCAATGCGTTAAATACTATAAAATTTACCACCAAGTGTGCGTTATAATACCCTGTTCATTTGCTTTTGATACTGATATAAACAGATTATACAGCACCTTGAATTCATTTTAGAGCATAGTACACTTTAGCACAATTTATTCTGCTTAATGTCTTTTAATTCTAAGTGATTTCGAGTTTTACCATTAAGACGAAATTTATAAAAGGAATTCGACGTATTCGTTAATtcaaaaagaacaataaatTGATAACACTAATCCCTAAACCCGTCACGCCTTCCTTCAAGATGGGCTCCGCTTTCACACAACACGGAAAGTCTAATATGTCTTTGCGCTCGAATGTGAGTCGTTTAGATAGTATCCACGAATCGATAAAAATTCAGGCTGTCTAGATTTATTTGAGAATCGGAGTCGCAATATTCCAAGGGTCTGATAACTACTGTTTGAACTGCTGTAGTACAGCATGATGTCTGGCTTTACTTCATGTTGTTCGGGTCAAATGTTTAGTAAATCAGAATCCTATAAATAATATACATCTTTACAAATACCTGAAACTAAATCcccaatgaaaaaaataatatcaagGCTAATAAACATAATAATTTTCATGAGTCAAACGCAATTTTTGATGCTAACTTTGAATCGTATGACCACTTGGTTTATGCAAATACGTGACGCTTGCCTTTTCGTTGTTCGGTCAAAATGTAAACGTTATATACACACCTACCAGGTTAAGACGAACCAGGCAACATGCAACGAGACCTCACTTGGTTTAAGCAGCTTATTATAAAGTTACAAGACCTATTAATCGTGTGGATATCAGTAAGGAACTTGCCTCAGCTGTGATTGTCGCGTGACAAGCCCGTTCGACTAAATTATGCAGCTTTCTGCCATAGAAGAAGATAGGGCTGACAAATCAGCACTCGAGAGAATGATACGCCTTGTGATTTCTATGGATAGAATGGATAGAGAGACGCCACCTAAAATATGAAACAAGTCAGAAGAATGGTTGTAGAGAATCTTAAGGTTGCTGCCTATGACGGTCAAAAAATTTAGATTTTTACGGAAATCTGTGTCGTTGGATTATTTTGAGATGTTCTTGCTGTCACGCAACTCATCGGGAATTATTGATCCTGGTGCCTTGCACGATGAAAAGATAAACTGGTGCATGATGGGTAAAACTAACATCCCAagcaaataacaacaacaaaaataatagaTATGATACGATGAGTGATAATAATCATTAAgataaaatttatttataaaatttAGATTTTTACGGAAATCTGTGTCGTTGGATTATTTTGAGATGTTCTTGCTGTCACGCAACTCATGGGGAATTATTGATCCTGGTGCCTTGCACGATGAAAAGATAAACTGGTGCATGATGGGTAAAACTAACATCCCAagcaaataacaacaacaaaaataatagaTATGATACGATAAGTGATAATAATCATTAAGATAAtatttatgatgataataatagtgATACTTAGATTAAATCAAAATAGCTCAATAGTTTGTCTGTGTTGTATAatatcaagagagcataagatatcttatgctctcttgataatatatatgtatataaatTGTGAGTTGCGACTCTTTGAAGCCTCGCAGAGAGGATTCGCGTATTGGAAAAAATTTGTTGAAGTGCGGTCTGTGAGAGcatattttcaataacaatGGACGTTGACCGTCGCGAGGTACGCCTAGCATACGTCTATACAAAGCTCTCAAAAGGCACGCGATGCCCGTTAGAGCACAAAAAACACATGCGCAGCTGGCGGCTATGTTGTGTTTCAGAGCAGTTTTCTATCCGAGAATACGCGAACTCTTTCgtagtttgttttgtttgcatttTAAATGGCCGCATGAGAGAGCTGGGGCTAGTGAGGGGCACGCACGAGATGCAGATATATGGAAGGATACAGTTAAAGAACTCGATTacaggaaaacaaaaatacagaaatgtcggaacatgaaataaaaatgatgtCACTAATATTATATATGATTTGCACGTGTACTGATAATTCAAAGGGCTGCACATTGTCAATTTGCTGTTGTAGCATTATGGATTTAAAGAGTGCGTCACCTAGAATCTTTCAATAACATCACCTATCTATTTGATAAATGTTATAGATTGTATACAGTGTATAGGAAGTTCGACTGTTGTTCTCGTCTATcacatatttttaaattttcagaTTCTTTAAAATTGTGCAGCCTCGGTACCTTATTCGACACACCTTTCGCGGGCTCACAGTATGCAGACGTTTTAGCTGCAGATTATTTAGCACCCGTAGCTCATTCGACACACCTTTCGCGGGCTCACAGGGCAGACGTTTTGGCTGCAGCTTATTCAGCACCCGTAGCTTATTCCTCTGTAGGCATCTAAGTTATCTGCTGAGAACATATTTGATGTGCATGCTTTCCATAACGCACCCAGCGAGCGGGGGATACACCACTGCAAATActagacaagaaaaaaacaggcCTACACACGTCAAACGAAAAGCGTGCCCTCCgcctagttttttttagccccccccccccctcccggcTGCTCGttattgtgtgtgtgttctttttttttcggaaaatTCTGTAGAGCCAAAAGTCAATCTGATATTTTTCTTactgaaaaaaacaataaattttgggaactgttttttttttatccacgATGCCCAAACAAAAATGAGTAAGACATACAGTAGGTGGACCTTGACAAAATGCGCAAACGCTgactacgctgactaagtacatcagtatttcactttaaagggctgtaaaaaaataaaaataagtggtggatctttttttttttttttttttttttttttttttttttgcaaattctGCTAAAAATAGCATGCAGGGGTCAATCTGATAtaactgatttttttactgaaaatgaaataattgAGCACGGCTTTTTTCAACCATAATGCCCAAACAAATAGTGAGTCAAACATCGGTGGACCTTACTTAGCCTTTAACAATGAATTGTCTACTTCACTCTTTGATTGCAAGatttgtatgaaaagagtCTAAGGATATATCCGTACAGTTAATGTATTGTTGTTTAAAACCTTCAGTTTTAAAACAGATCCAGCACTTATTCAAAGAAACGATCCCGATCCATGCAACCATTATTGGAATATAACAGGTAGACATCTTGTGTCATCCAGGCGTGTACGCCCTCCTTGGCTGCCAAGAAGTGGGTTATTCCTTTACTGAAGGATCATCAGATACTATACTTATTCCATATAATACTCATGATCCCCTCAAAAACACAAACCAACTGATATGAGATCTTAGACTTTTGACGAAAAAGGACATTTTTCAGATCTTTCATCATCAGGGtctggatggggggggggggtctgcatgtcggtagtcggcaaaacaaaattttgtCGCTAGTCACTAGTTTTTTTACATGGTGTGTCGGTAGtacttttttagttttgtcgCTGTAGGTTAaccccatccagaccctgTAAAATGGGCCATCGGATCAATTAATACAGCAAGATCTCGTAtttaacaataaaatataaaaatataaaaagttaACATAGATATTTAAACTTGCCATTAAACAACTAGCATGATTTTCCGCtactaattgtttttttatatattatgtGCATTACTTTAGATTCCTTTAATAGCGGCTTCTTATAGTAATAATATAAAGTGGGCAATCTGATCAATAAATACAGCGAGATCtcgtattttacaataaataaacaaaagatATTAAAGAACTTTTAAATAATGTGTTATAAAGACTACCCCTGGCCCGGAGGGAAATTGAAGAAATTGCTCTTAAAACTAAATTCGTATTGCGATCAGAACTTTATTATTAAGATTATAGAGAAACACTAGTTTGTACAAGACAGTTTTGACATTAGACGACCAATTCCATAGACTCTCTTCTTACTATAGCGGGAGATACTTTCCCTTCCTGATACAAGGCTATATAGTACAACGTAGCTACACTACTCACAAGTTAAGTCCTGTTTCTCGTTCCCACCGAGTATAGGGTGAACAATGGTACTTGCAGCACCCTTTATCCTGGGCAACAGTCATACGGGAaacaaaatcataaaaaattGAGTAAAAACTAAAATCCTTAAAAATTCATCAATACTGTGCCTTGGGCAGCTTAAAATTAGTGATTAACATTAAAATGAACTAAAATAACGTTTTAATAAAAACTTCACATCTCTTAGAACTGCCGGTATGAAGACCTTTATTTTTGGGAAAATAGCCTAAACAAACCGCCCCTAACCATCCTCATTAAAGACGGGTGTCTACGAGAGTTCCGTCTTTAATGCAGACGTCATCATCAACCTGAGAAACCACTTTTAGGAGCGAGTCTCAAAACCGCAGCTAGACCACTAGACACACAAAGAATCCAAACGAATCATAAGTTAAAAACGATCATCCTTTGCCTCTTAAGCATAAGCCCCAAGGCTGGTAAAGTGACCTGTTATCACGTGACCTGGCACACGCCTCGCCAGCTCGGGCCAGCCCAGCCATGAATCCTGCCATTCATAGGTTAAATACTGTTCTATTCTCCTTGCACGACTAACTAAACCTAAGTAGCGGCCGCGTCTAGACGACAATGTCGTTAACGCTTTGACTCTGTTTGTACATGTAAGGTTTGCGGTCCGGACTGGACATCTCGCTCGAGGAGGACGGCATCCTCCGCTTTTCCAGTGACAGTGAGCTGTCCTCCTCCTCGATCTCGTCGTCTTTGTGCTCGCAGTGATATTTGCGAAGGGTGTGGGGGATGTCGCGGATCCGGGAGTTCAGCGGCCGTTTCCCCTTGGCATCGATCTGGTGGATGATAGTGATGCGAGATGCCGTGTCGGGACTGTCCGTGTCGGGCCGGATGATGGTACCGAACATGAAAGCTTCCGCTCTGCAAAAAGATCAAGCATAAGTCCAATGTATCCAAAAGAACAAGCATAAGTCCAATGTATTTAAAAGATCAAGCATAAGTCCAATGTATTTAAAAGATCAAGCATAAGTCCAATGTATCGAAAAGATCAAGCATAAGTCCAATGTATTCAAAAGATCAAGCATAAGTCCAATGTATCCAAAAGATCAAGCATAAGTCCATTGTATCCAAAAGATCAAGCATAAGTCCATTGTATCCAAAAGATCAAGCATAAGTCCATTGTATCCAAAAGATCAAGCATAAGTCCATTGTATCCAAAAGATCAAGCATAAGTCCAATGTATCCGCCGGGGGCATAGTAGGGGGGGTTGCTTTCTTAATCTTGTCAAAGATCGGTAGCATTGAAtgctccccccccctcatatTCGAGGCCTGAATATGATATTTTACGAAGCGAAATCAATGCATGGGTATGcacgggaattaggatactttgtcagcgatttatttataaaataaacaaaaatgaatccCCAATTTATGTTGAATATTGAACTcagcgaataaaatatttctaacctTACAATCCAAAACATCTCCTGCCTTCTGAGTTAGTGAAATCCTATTTACTTTcctcttgttatatttctattcctcttgtctaaaaaccctAGCGATCGTTTTTTTCAAGTCTCGAAACATGTTACTGTGTAACCATAGCCTCTTTAGAGTTCGTGAGTAGCCCGAGCCCTCTCCGAACTCAGttcgtatttaggttctaAATATGCAGTCCTCGTAACTTCAAGTCCCTTAATACCCGGCACAGCATGGCACGAAACACGATATAATTGTGTATGTTTCATGACAATGACACAGATAAACTTCCTATTCAAGGCAAGTACGGACTTTCGACAGGGTATGCGTACCTGACATAGCCTTTCTTGGCGACTTGTGGTACCATGGGGTGGCGTATACTGCTCATCGCCTGTATGTGACACCGCGGACTGATATACTTCCTCTCAACATTCGCCATCACCAGTTCCTTAGTCTTGACACGTCTGCAAAACAAGTGGTCAAATTAAATAGGAACTGAACTACTCAAACGACAGACTCGTTTACAGAACCCATTTTTTGCTCGACCAGTCAAAATCTAGCTGTAAAAGCGCCACCCactcttaaagccgcattgtcaccagagGGCCGACGAAACCAGAAATGACAAGAGACAAAGAcatctattagaatccacgctatttaacaggtcatccgctctaaattattagtcacatcctcaaagaaacttccaatagacacactgctttaacaattttgaaacattttcatgttttccgttaaaaataggAGATTGCTACGTAATCGACTGGAAGAAAACTGGCGCCAACTGGTGGCGGAATGGTCGTAAGAGTGGACGGGAGGGGCGGAAGCCCGGGGAGAGATGGAGGGTTTGTGATTTGTGAGGGGGAGGTGAGGGGGTACCGCTGGGTTTTAAACAAGTACGTATAAAAGTGCTATGAAaagttaaaaatatataataccaTGTTTTATCAAACAATGGATTTATACACTATTTAGGTACATGTGAAAACCTTGTGTtcatgcaaaaataaaaaaaaacatctcacTCAGAAAAGTGGAGATTACACATAACTCGACACCATGTAATGAAAATTcgcagcaaaaaaaaaaatgcaatttcaAATTATctcttttttgtttgctcttgACCCGAccttttctgatttttttgttggactttttgaattttttaaactttacaATACTGCATGCCTTAGGCCTTTGTACATGGAAGTCTTTGAGAACCTTTCAAAAAGAGTTATACATGCATTACGCCACTTCATTTTCGTCCAACAAAATGTAATGTGTGATTCAAGAAATTGGTCTTTTCTGGAGCGGTGCATTGGCACAATTTGTAGAGGAAGAAAGCTACTGTTCTTTTCAACGTGATAAATGTGGAGCAATGTGCGGTGTAGTTTCAATTACAGTACATGGTAGTACTGTACATTTTCATGTTTTAAGACAATGCTTAAAGCCCTGTGCAATCTGCGCCAGCACCTACAGTGCCAGCATTGCCAGCCCAGCAATACTGGAGGAGTGCACGGCAAGCATGTTGCTAATAAGTTTACGCGTGACTGACGTTTGATGCATAACAGGACCAAAGGCAACCCAAGACTACATCATTTTACTTGTGTTTTCAAAAGGCAACCCAAGATTCCACTGGATTTCGGTTAAATTCAGGTTTTTTGGTCCTCTGATGTTGtagcagtaaaaaaaaacaatgaatttaattttataattataaATTAGTACGTGGGATTGTGTAATGCAGGGTTTCATTTCAGTTTTATATTGTTTTCATGTTCAAAAATTACAGGGAAACTACACAGAGGCATACTTACAGATAGATGACCTTGAAATTGCCAATTTTTAATTCTTCAATAATATCCATAACATCAAACGTTTTATCCCATTCCTTTCTCTTGCGCCAGTCCGTCATATACTTCACAGCtgcaaatttatttaaaaataaaataattaagtCGAAGGAGATTCTGTAATAATCTATCATTAATGATTGAGTGCTTGTCA contains:
- the LOC5517076 gene encoding uncharacterized protein LOC5517076, coding for MTTNTWPLRKSKSCPSVHGTLRHEPQPYVSYNPICSNDFDKLLNLESELPDNWTRKMKNKEAEVSKKKKTDRNEPSIYKANLRVEVPYHKAVKYMTDWRKRKEWDKTFDVMDIIEELKIGNFKVIYLRVKTKELVMANVERKYISPRCHIQAMSSIRHPMVPQVAKKGYVRAEAFMFGTIIRPDTDSPDTASRITIIHQIDAKGKRPLNSRIRDIPHTLRKYHCEHKDDEIEEEDSSLSLEKRRMPSSSSEMSSPDRKPYMYKQSQSVNDIVV